The following coding sequences are from one Mycolicibacterium aichiense window:
- a CDS encoding sugar phosphate nucleotidyltransferase has product MDPSKVDAVVLVGGKGTRLRPLTVSAAKPMLPTAGLPFLTHLLSRIAEAGIDHVILGTSFKAATFENEFGDGSKLGLQIEYVVEDHPMGTGGGIANVIPKLRNDTVMVFNGDVLSGMDLRQMLASHHESQADLTLHLVRVSDPRAFGCVPTDADGRVEAFLEKTEDPPSDQINAGTYIFKREILDQIPRGREVSVEREVFPALLADGVKVCGYVDSSYWRDMGTPEDFVRGSADLVRGLAPSPALGGRRGESLVHDGASVSPGAVLVGGTVVGRGAEIGPGVRLDGAVIFDGAHIEAGSVVERSIIGAGARIGPRALLRDAIIGDGANIGARCELLRGARVWPGVVIPDCGVRYSSDI; this is encoded by the coding sequence ATTGATCCGTCGAAGGTCGATGCGGTGGTGCTGGTCGGCGGCAAAGGCACCCGGCTACGGCCACTGACCGTGTCGGCGGCCAAGCCGATGCTGCCGACCGCGGGGTTGCCGTTCCTGACCCATCTGCTGTCTCGCATCGCCGAGGCCGGTATCGACCACGTGATCCTCGGCACGTCGTTCAAGGCGGCGACGTTCGAGAACGAATTCGGCGACGGGTCCAAGCTCGGCCTGCAGATCGAGTACGTCGTCGAGGATCACCCGATGGGCACCGGCGGCGGGATCGCCAACGTCATTCCCAAACTGCGCAACGACACCGTGATGGTGTTCAACGGTGACGTCCTGTCCGGCATGGACCTGCGCCAGATGCTGGCCAGCCACCACGAGTCGCAGGCGGATCTGACCCTGCACCTGGTGCGCGTCAGCGATCCGCGGGCATTCGGCTGTGTGCCCACCGACGCGGACGGTCGCGTGGAAGCGTTCCTCGAGAAGACCGAAGATCCGCCGTCCGACCAGATCAACGCCGGCACCTACATCTTCAAGCGCGAAATCCTCGACCAGATCCCACGCGGGCGTGAGGTGTCGGTGGAGCGGGAGGTGTTCCCGGCCCTGCTGGCCGACGGTGTGAAGGTCTGCGGCTACGTCGACTCCAGTTACTGGCGCGACATGGGCACACCGGAGGACTTCGTGCGCGGCTCGGCCGACCTGGTTCGGGGTCTGGCGCCGTCGCCTGCGCTCGGCGGACGACGCGGGGAAAGCCTTGTGCACGACGGGGCGTCGGTGTCCCCGGGCGCGGTATTGGTCGGCGGGACCGTGGTGGGCCGCGGCGCCGAGATCGGGCCGGGTGTCCGCCTGGACGGCGCGGTCATCTTCGACGGGGCGCACATCGAGGCGGGCTCGGTCGTGGAGCGGTCGATCATCGGCGCCGGCGCGCGGATCGGTCCGCGCGCGTTACTGCGCGACGCCATCATCGGTGACGGCGCGAACATCGGTGCGCGCTGCGAACTCCTGCGCGGTGCG